A single region of the Glycine max cultivar Williams 82 chromosome 20, Glycine_max_v4.0, whole genome shotgun sequence genome encodes:
- the LOC100305644 gene encoding putative ribonuclease 1 precursor, whose protein sequence is MESKESIFVKLLLILHLSVLCVSQDFDFYYFVQQWPGSYCDTTQNSCCYPTTGKPAADFGIHGLWPNYKDGSYPSNCDSNNRFQPSQISDLTSSLQRNWPTLACPSGNGVQFWTHEWEKHGTCSQSVLKQHDYFETALDLKQRANLLQALTNAGIQPDGGFYSLSSIKGAIKNAIGYTPYIECNVDTSRNNQLYQVYLCVDTSGSNFIECPVFPRGKCGSQVEFPTF, encoded by the exons ATGGAATCTAAAGAGTCCATCTTTGTGAAGCTTTTGCTGATTCTGCATTTGTCCGTTCTCTGTGTTTCACAGGattttgatttctactactttGTTCAGCAG TGGCCAGGATCATATTGTGACACGACACAGAACAGCTGTTGCTACCCTACAACTGGAAAACCCGCTGCAGATTTTGGCATTCATGGGCTTTGGCCTAATTACAAAGATGGTTCATACCCATCTAACTGTGATTCAAACAATCGTTTTCAGCCATCTCAG ATATCAGACCTCACTAGTAGCTTGCAGAGGAACTGGCCCACACTAGCATGCCCAAGTGGGAATGGGGTTCAATTCTGGACCCACGAATGGGAGAAACACGGCACTTGCTCTCAGTCAGTCCTTAAACAACATGactattttgaaacagctcTCGATCTCAAGCAGAGAGCCAACCtcctccaagctcttacaaATGCTG GAATACAACCAGATGGAGGGTTTTACAGCCTAAGCAGCATCAAGGGAGCTATAAAGAATGCAATTGGGTATACTCCATATATTGAGTGCAATGTGGACACATCACGTAACAACCAGCTTTACCAAGTTTACTTGTGTGTGGACACCTCGGGCTCTAACTTCATTGAATGCCCTGTGTTCCCTAGAGGGAAATGTGGCTCCCAAGTTGAGTTCCCAACTTTCTAA
- the LOC100527255 gene encoding Extracellular ribonuclease LE-like, producing MISISTIAIKLLMLLSFGNIWISRDFDFFYFVQQWPGSFCDTKKSCCFPLTGKPVSNFSIHGLWPNFSNGSFPSNCNIAENPFNQSKITDLIPRAEKGWASLSCAGSKKTENNKTSSDNTRFWKHEWDKHGTCSDLILDQHAYFEATLNLKDRVDLLQILQYNGIKPDGNLYSIVNITKAITQAIGLEPGITCNTDPSGNRQLNEIYLCADKYASSFIECPILPSRKSCTDMVEFPIF from the exons ATGATAAGTATCAGCACAATTGCCATCAAGCTTTTGATGCTACTATCTTTTGGCAACATTTGGATTTCAcgggattttgattttttttacttcgtACAACAG TGGCCAGGTTCATTCTGTGACACAAAAAAAAGTTGCTGCTTTCCTCTAACAGGGAAACCAGTATCAAACTTCAGCATTCATGGATTGTGGCCTAATTTCAGCAATGGATCATTTCCATCCAATTGCAATATTGCTGAAAATCCATTTAACCAATCTAAG ATCACTGACCTGATTCCAAGAGCTGAAAAAGGCTGGGCATCACTCTCTTGTGCAGGCAGCAAAAAGACAGAGAACAACAAAACAAGCAGTGATAATACAAGGTTCTGGAAACATGAATGGGACAAACATGGCACTTGCTCTGACTTAATCCTTGATCAACATGCATATTTTGAAGCTACTTTGAACCTCAAGGACCGTGTAGACCTCCTTCAAATCCTTCAATATAATG GAATCAAACCAGATGGAAACCTTTACAGCATTGTCAACATAACAAAAGCAATAACACAAGCAATTGGGTTAGAACCTGGCATAACATGCAACACTGATCCATCTGGTAATCGCCAGCTTAATGAGATATATCTTTGTGCCGATAAATATGCCTCCAGCTTCATTGAATGTCCAATACTACCAAGTAGAAAAAGTTGTACAGACATGGTGGAGTTTCCCATCTTCTAG
- the LOC100812006 gene encoding amino acid transporter AVT1I isoform X1, which produces MESQSQLEVSNSEQGTTFIKTCFNGINTLTGIGILSIPYAVSQGGWLSFILLIVFAMMFWYTGLLLQRCMNKHPLIKSYPDIGEVAFGLRGRAMISTFIYIELFLVAVELLILEGDNLEKLFPHMNFKIGSLRIEGKSGFVVLAALVILPTTWLRSLGALAYVSLGGVMVSIVLIGCVVWVGEIDGVGFHESGQLVNWEGLTTAVSLFAFCYCAHGVMPTLINSMNDRSQFGKVLIVCFVASTIIYGTIAVLGYAMFGDYLMSQITLNLPSKKISTKLAIYSTIINPFTKYAVLITPIANAIEEKWLLCKRKPIAILVRTTILVSTVLMALFMPFFGYVMAFIGAFFSVTISLLFPCICYLKMNKAARQFGLELIVIIVILFVGIFIGILGTYLSVRHIVNHMKLCS; this is translated from the exons ATGGAGAGCCAAAGCCAACTTGAAGTTTCAAATTCTGAGCAGGGAACCACCTTCATCAAAACTTGTTTCAATGGTATCAACACTTTGACAG GTATTGGAATACTCTCAATACCATATGCAGTTTCTCAAGGAGGGTGGTTGAGTTTCATTCTGCTAATTGTTTTTGCAATGATGTTTTGGTACACGGGGTTACTTCTACAGAGGTGTATGAACAAGCATCCACTAATCAAATCTTACCCTGACATAGGTGAGGTTGCATTTGGGCTAAGAGGAAGAGCTATGATCTCTACATTCATATACATAGAATTGTTTTTAGTGGCCGTTGAGCTTCTGATATTGGAAGGCGACAAtctagaaaaattgtttcctcaTATGAACTTCAAAATTGGTAGCCTTAGAATTGAAGGTAAAAGTGGTTTTGTGGTGCTAGCTGCTTTGGTCATACTACCAACAACATGGTTGAGAAGTTTGGGAGCTTTGGCTTATGTTTCTCTTGGTGGGGTAATGGTTTCTATTGTTTTGATTGGTTGTGTTGTGTGGGTGGGTGAAATTGATGGTGTTGGGTTTCATGAAAGTGGCCAATTAGTAAATTGGGAGGGATTGACTACTGCTGTGAGCCTTTTTGCATTCTGTTACTGTGCACATGGAGTGATGCCCACATTGATCAACTCTATGAACGATAGAAGCCAGTTTGGCAAG GTTTTGATTGTTTGCTTTGTAGCAAGCACTATTATCTATGGAACCATTGCTGTTTTAGGCTACGCAATGTTTGGAGATTATTTGATGTCTCAAATAACCTTAAATCTACCATCAAAGAAAATAAGTACTAAATTAGCTATTTATAGCACAATAATCAATCCTTTCACTAAGTATGCTGTACTAATCACCCCAATAGCTAATGCTATTGAGGAAAAATGGCTTCTCTGCAAAAGAAAGCCTATTGCCATTTTGGTTAGAACAACCATTTTGGTCAGCACCGTGCTTATGGCACTATTCATGCCGTTTTTCGGTTATGTTATGGCATTTATTGGTGCATTTTTTAGCGTGACAATCTCATTGTTGTTCCCTTGCATCTGTTACTTGAAGATGAACAAAGCTGCTCGGCAATTTGGGTTGGAGTTGATCGTCATAATTGTAATTCTCTTCGTAGGTATATTCATTGGAATATTGGGTACCTATCTTTCTGTGAGACACATAGTGAATCATATGAAGTTGTGTTCTTAA
- the LOC100812006 gene encoding amino acid transporter AVT1I isoform X2: MMFWYTGLLLQRCMNKHPLIKSYPDIGEVAFGLRGRAMISTFIYIELFLVAVELLILEGDNLEKLFPHMNFKIGSLRIEGKSGFVVLAALVILPTTWLRSLGALAYVSLGGVMVSIVLIGCVVWVGEIDGVGFHESGQLVNWEGLTTAVSLFAFCYCAHGVMPTLINSMNDRSQFGKVLIVCFVASTIIYGTIAVLGYAMFGDYLMSQITLNLPSKKISTKLAIYSTIINPFTKYAVLITPIANAIEEKWLLCKRKPIAILVRTTILVSTVLMALFMPFFGYVMAFIGAFFSVTISLLFPCICYLKMNKAARQFGLELIVIIVILFVGIFIGILGTYLSVRHIVNHMKLCS, translated from the exons ATGATGTTTTGGTACACGGGGTTACTTCTACAGAGGTGTATGAACAAGCATCCACTAATCAAATCTTACCCTGACATAGGTGAGGTTGCATTTGGGCTAAGAGGAAGAGCTATGATCTCTACATTCATATACATAGAATTGTTTTTAGTGGCCGTTGAGCTTCTGATATTGGAAGGCGACAAtctagaaaaattgtttcctcaTATGAACTTCAAAATTGGTAGCCTTAGAATTGAAGGTAAAAGTGGTTTTGTGGTGCTAGCTGCTTTGGTCATACTACCAACAACATGGTTGAGAAGTTTGGGAGCTTTGGCTTATGTTTCTCTTGGTGGGGTAATGGTTTCTATTGTTTTGATTGGTTGTGTTGTGTGGGTGGGTGAAATTGATGGTGTTGGGTTTCATGAAAGTGGCCAATTAGTAAATTGGGAGGGATTGACTACTGCTGTGAGCCTTTTTGCATTCTGTTACTGTGCACATGGAGTGATGCCCACATTGATCAACTCTATGAACGATAGAAGCCAGTTTGGCAAG GTTTTGATTGTTTGCTTTGTAGCAAGCACTATTATCTATGGAACCATTGCTGTTTTAGGCTACGCAATGTTTGGAGATTATTTGATGTCTCAAATAACCTTAAATCTACCATCAAAGAAAATAAGTACTAAATTAGCTATTTATAGCACAATAATCAATCCTTTCACTAAGTATGCTGTACTAATCACCCCAATAGCTAATGCTATTGAGGAAAAATGGCTTCTCTGCAAAAGAAAGCCTATTGCCATTTTGGTTAGAACAACCATTTTGGTCAGCACCGTGCTTATGGCACTATTCATGCCGTTTTTCGGTTATGTTATGGCATTTATTGGTGCATTTTTTAGCGTGACAATCTCATTGTTGTTCCCTTGCATCTGTTACTTGAAGATGAACAAAGCTGCTCGGCAATTTGGGTTGGAGTTGATCGTCATAATTGTAATTCTCTTCGTAGGTATATTCATTGGAATATTGGGTACCTATCTTTCTGTGAGACACATAGTGAATCATATGAAGTTGTGTTCTTAA